GCTCGCCCAAAACATCGATCATAAAAACCAGCTTGCCCTGCTGGAGTATGGAAAAGAGCCGGCAAATGAAATTTCTGCCTTTTCCGGCAGAATTCTAAATACGATTAAATCAAGCAGCATGGAAGAATCCAGTGCGCTCTTAAAGCACCTTGGGAAAATCATGGACCGCTTCGACAGCAAGGATTTTGTGGAGAAAAAGGGCTTGATGGCAAAAGTGTTCAACCGCGGCCAAAAAGTGATGGACAAGCTGTTTTCCAAATACCAGACGATGGGCTCGGAAATCGACAAGGTGTACGTAGAAATCATGAAGTATGAAAATGAAATGAAGGGCTCTACTCAGACGCTTGAACAGCTGTATGAGCAGAACTTTCAGTACTACACCGAGCTTGAGAAATATATTGTCGCAGGCGAAATGAAAGTCGAAGAACTCCGGGCAAAGGTTCCCGAGCTTGAGAGCAGGGCGGCAAGCGGCAATCAGCTTGCAGGAATGGAACTGGATACGCTGAAAAACGGAATCGAGCTAATGGAACAAAGAGTCTATGACCTGGAAATGGCCAAGCAGGTGGCCTATCAGTCAGCACCGCAAATCCGCCTTCTGCAAAGAGGAAACACCAAGCTCATCGCGAAAATCAATTCCGCTTTCGTAACGACCATCCCTATTTTTAAAACAGGGTTGATTAATGCAATTGCAGCGAAAAGACAAAACCTTGTCGCCCAATCCATGAACGAATTGGATAAGCGCACAAACGAAATGCTGCTCAAAAACGCTCAGAACATTTCGAAGCAAAGCACGGAGATTGCGAGAATGTCCGGCAGCCCGAGCATTAAGATCGAAACGATGGAAGAAACATGGAGCATCATTATGAAAGGGATGCAGGAAACAAAGGCCATTGAAGATGAAAACAAAAAGATGCGCGAAGAAGGCAAGGTGCGGATCGAGCAGCTTCAGGAGAATTTCAAGCGGCTTGAACAGCAGCGCTAAAGGAAAGGGAGCGAACGGATTGAGCACGATTAATCTGATGAAAAAGAATGTGCAAATTGTTCTCGAGAAAAAGCAGCTGGCCGGGGTAACAGCCCGAGTCGGCCTTGTACTCGATATCTCAGGCTCAATGAGAAAGCTCTATAAAAACGGGACAGTCCAAAAGGTAGTGGAGAGGATCCTTGCCGTTGCCAGCCAATTTGATGACGATGGCATGCTTGACGTTTGGGTATACGACAATGAATTTGCCCGTCTCAAGCCGGTTACGGAAAGGGATTTTAACGGCTATGTCGAAAACGTAATCCTTTCTGACTCTCTGATCCATAAATTCGGACGGAACGATGAGCCCCCTGTCATGGAGGATGTCATCCGAAAATATACGAGCGAAGAATCCAGCAAGGATCCCGCTTTCATTGTGTTTATTAATGACGGCGGCTGCAAAAAGACCATAAAAAAACCTGTCGTTGAATCCTCAAACCAGCCGATCTTCTGGCAATTTGTCGGGATTGGCGACAGCAATTTTGAAGTGCTGGAAAACCTGGATACGATGGAAGGGCGGTACATCGATAACGCCAGCTTTTTTCACATTCAGGATGCAGAAACAGTGACAGACGAAGAGCTGTACAGCCAGCTCCTGGACGAATTTCCATCATGGATTCAGGAAGCGAAGGCAAAGGGAATACTGTAAGAGAAGCCTCAGGAATTTTGATTCCTGGGGCTTTCATTTGTTGTATAGCACCGTAAAGCTTAAAATAGACCTATCCAAATGCAAAACAGGAGGTCTTTGCCCTTGAATACGCTGCACCATGGTTTTTGGACTTATATGATCTTCCGCCGAAAGAAGCAATTCGTAAAATACTTTGTCATTGGCAGCATGGCACCGGATTTTATATATTTCATCATGTTTTTCTACTTGCTATTAAAAAGTTTGCTGCTGAACGTCCTTGGCTTTACAGAAACGGCTTTTTCGCTTCGCAGCGCTGTTCATGGACTATTTGACGAACCAGTCACGATCGTTTTGAGACAAGGGGGGCATTCGCTCTTTGTATGGGTGCTTGCTTTTATCCTGATTGCCGCCATATCGCGCAAGCTATGGGTCAACGCCTGGCTCGCATTCTTATACGGATGGCTCGGGCATATTTTAATTGATCTCCTTACCCATGTACAGGACGCGGTACCGCTTTTTTATCCCATAAGCGATAAAATTTACCGCGGTCCAATTTCTTATTATGACCGGGATTTTTTCGGAAGGGAATTCAGTATGATTAATACGGCCATGATTGGAATAGCTATTTTGTATTTGATCATTGAAAAATCAAGAAAACGCCGCCGGCTTAAAAAGAATTCATATACCGCCGGTCAATAGCGTGCTTTAGGTTCCAAGCTGTTTTTCCATGGTAATGGAATCGGCCGTAGGTGAGGAATCCCGCTTTTCCGCCGGTCGATAAAATAGCGAGAAACCGCCGTTGAGGCTGAAAAGGAACAAGCTCCCGTTTTTCAGCCGTTCTTTTCAGGTTTTCCCACAGCACTTTGGATTGGCGGACTGCGTAAACTCCGTTTTTCGGCAGCTCTGGATATCGGGTGATGGACACGCAATCTCCCGCCCCAAAAATGGAAGGGCTATGCATTAAGCGTTCATCAACCGGTAAAAACCCATTCCCGTCAATACGAAGTCCGGAGTTTTTAAAAAGAGAAGGAGCCTCGGGGCCGCCCAGCCAAAGCAAATGGGAAAAAGGAATCCGTGTATCTTCTCCCGCATCAATCGCCTCGCTGCCAAGCAGCCGGGCTTTTTTATTTTGAATCACGGTAACCCCTTTTTGCTGGCAGATTTGAAGAAGTTTTTGATTGTGTGCGGAAGAAAGCAGGGGCCCTCCGCTGATCAGCGTAACAGGGCTCCCGATTTCGTTCAGACGCCGATAACCAGCTGCTGCAAGAGAAAGCTCCACTCCTGAAGCACCACCGCCGACAATAACAGGCTGATCTCCTTCTCTAAAGGAACGGATTGCTTCCGGAAAAGAGTAATTCGGTTTAATCGGCAGAATGGAGGGGGAGCTTGCTTGAGCGGAGCCAATATCCAATGACAGCAAGCCATAGGAAAAAGAGCGCCCGGAGGATGTTATGACCTCTTTAGCTGCCTCATCTATCGCCGTTATTTCTTCTTCAATGAAGGTAAAGCCATGCTTTTGGGATAAAACGCTAAGGTCTATGCGGATTTGCTCCTCGCTGTAAATTCCCTCCGTAAATCCGGAAAACATGCCGGAATAATATTGATAGCGCGACGGAGAAATAAGGATAACTTCCGTATGCGGAAAATGCCTCAATGAGCCATCGGCAATCCCAGCAAGATGGGCATGCCCGCCGCCGGCAAGGATAATCGTGTTCATGGATTCCGACTCCTCTTTAGTTTGCTGTCTTTATTTTGTCCGATTCGGATTCTCATAGCAAGAGAGAAGAAGGGATGGACCGTTCTTTGCAACTATAAAAAATTAAAAAGCATAGGATTGTTTAGAAGTCTGCGTTTCGTGATAGTAATAAGTAAAACGAAACGAAGAGGTGCCGACATGTTCAGCTTGATCAGGAGGAATTTCAGCAAACCGAAAGGCTGGATTGGGGTCATAACCGGAAAAATCATGGCCCGGGAAAATCAGTTTATCAACCAATGGACCATCTCCAGACTGGGAGTCCGGCGGGGCGACAAGGTGCTCGAGGTTGGATACGGTCCAGGATACGCTCTTGAATACATTCTCAAAAACTATCCTGTGGTAAAAGCAGACGGGATTGATATTTCTGAAACCATGAAGGAGCAGGCTTCAATCCGCCTGAAGGATTATATGGAAGCCGGTAAAACAGAACTTTCGGCCGCAGATATTGGAGAAGCCCGAATCCCTGCGAATACCTATCATAAAATTCTCTCCGTCAATAATTACACGATATGGGATGAACCGAGGAACGGATTATCCCATCTATATGAAGCCATGATCCCCGGCGGAACCATTGCCATCACCATGCAGCCGCGCGAGGAAAATGCGAGTCCCAACAAAACGAAAATGTTCGGCAAACAAATTTATGACGATTTATCTGCATGCGGATTTGAACGAATTTCAATGAAGTTTAAAAGGGTAAAGCCGGAAATGACGGTATGTGTGACGGCTAGGAAGCCGTGGAAGTAACTGGCTAAACGGGAATTTCTCTAATGGGCAGAACGAAGGCTGAGCAGGTGTCTGACCCGGCTTTCGCTAAAGGACTAAAGCTCTGGCATCGGCGCTGCAGACTGCTGGTGCATAAGGCTTGGCGGGAGAATGCCTCCGTCCCCGGATGCGGTAAAGCATAACGGGACTGGCACCGTGCCAGTCCTGCTGCTCTCTATCAGACTAAACCTCCGGCACCGACGCTCGAATCTTTTGATAGATAAGGGATTGGAGGCTGCCGCCTCCGTCCCCTGCTCCTTTAAAGCGGAGCGGGTCAGGCGCGCCTAAAAGCTGTAATCCACCGGCGCAGCCCAATCAAAAATCAACAAAAAAGCTGAACCGGTTAAGGTTCAGCTTTTCTCATTCATTTTATTATTCCGCTCTGCCTTTAAGGTCTACATCAATGTTTCCGCGAGTTGCTTTAGAGTAAGGGCACACTTGGTGAGCGGCTTCGATTAGTTCTTGCGCTGTCGCGTCATCTACGCCTTTTATGATTGCTTCCAGTTCAACCTCAAGCTTGAATCCGCCGTCCGCTTCATCTTTTCCGATGGAAACATTGGCCGTTACTTTTGTGCCTTCAGTTTTAATGCGTTTTTGGCGAATAACCAGATTCAAGGCGCTGTCGAAGCAAGCAGAGTAGCCAGCTGCGAAAAGCTGTTCAGGGTTTGTTCCGTCTCCGCCTTGTCCGCCAAGACCTTTTGGCATAGCGACAGCGAAATCAAGCTGTCCGTCTGAAGATTGGATCCGTCCTTCGCGTCCGCCTGTTGCCGTTGCTGTTGCTGTGTAAAGTGCATTCATGATTTGTTTCCTCCTTGTTTTAGATGAAATGTCAGATTTCTTAAGGTTTTAAGAAGCAGTTTGTACTCTTCTATGGATAACCCCAATTTGGGGGCAACCTGATCGGGAATGCAAGATGCCTCTGTTCTTAGCTTTTCCCCGCTGCCGGTGAGGCTAATCGTCATTTTGCGCTCATCTTCTGCCGAACGTGTTCTCTGTATGAACCCCGCTGCTTCGAGTCGCTTCAGCATCGGGGTGAGTGTTCCGGAATCAAGCATCAGCTTCTCGCCGATTTCCTTAACGGCCAGATGATTGCCTTCCCAAAGAACAAGCATGACAAGGTACTGGGGGAATGTAAGCTTTAAAGGTTCAAGCATCGGTCTGTACATGCTTGAGATTTCTTTTGAGCTTGCATAGAGAGCAAAGCAAAGCTGATTCTCAAGCTTCAGTTTTGAATCGTTATCCATGATCATGGTCTTCCTTTGCTAATTAAGTTGTGCACAATTGAATTGTATACGATGTTCATTCAAAGCACAACTTTTATGCTTCATCTGTATTCAGCTTTTTCAGCGGCTTGTCTGCAGGCCCTTCCATCACATCTCCGTCAATGGAGAATCGCGAACCGTGGCAAGGGCAGTCCCATGAACGGTCCCCATGGTTCCATTCCACTTCGCAGCCTAAATGTGTGCAGGTGGAGTCAACTAAATGGAGGCAGCCTTGCTGATCTTTATAAGCAGCCGCTTTCTGGCCTTTATGTGTGACGAGAGCCCCTTCATCATCCCGAAGCTCTTCTATTTTTTTCCGAGAACCGAAATCCAGCTTGCCGCCAATTAAATGGCCGGCCACATTCAGGTTTTGCGATAGGAATGTTTTGATGCTTGGATCAGCGATAAAGCGGGATGGGCAGAACACATCCTGATATGGGTTTTCTTTTTCCAGCACGAGGTCGCGGATCATCATTGCAGCCGCCGTCCCGTTCGTCATGCCCCATTTTCGGTATCCGGTAGCTGCCAAAATTGATGGTTTGCCCTTCGTGACAGGTCCCACATAAGGGATTTTATCGAGCGTAATTAAATCCTGTGCCGACCACTTGTACACCGTTTCCTTTAGCCCAAGATGGACCTTTCCAAACAATTCAAGGCTCTCGTAATGCTTTTCTGTATCAAATCCTTGTCCGGTTTTATGACTGTCCCCGCCAATTAGAATCAGGTCTTCGCCATTCATAGGGGTAGCGCGGATCGACCGGGTCGGATTGTCCGCGCTTAAATACATTCCGCCGGGATACGGCTGCCTGGTTTTAACGCCCAGGACATAGGACCTCTCAGCGTACATTCTTGTGAAATAAAAGCCGTTCCCGTCATAGAAAGGGAAGTGTGAGCAGGAAATGGCATGCTTGGCTTTAATATGGCTGCCATCCCTTGTGATGACCTTTGCTCCACCATCAAATGCTTCTGCATCTACAGCAACAGTATGCTCATAGATTTCAGCACCCATTTCCTGAAGCTCCTGAACCATTTGGTTTAAATAGGAGATAGGATGGAATTGAGCCTGATTCCGGATCATGATTGCGCTTTTGATGGATAAATCAAAAGGGAGGGTGTCCGCCATTGCACAATCTGCATCGAGCTTCACATAGGCTTTGTATTCTTTCTCAAGCTTCGTCACATTTTTGTTTTCCGTCGTGTAAATATAGGCATCCTGGTTCGAAAAATCACAGGAAACATTGGCGGCATAATCACGCATAAAGGCAAGAGCTTCATCATTCGCACGGAAATATTTTTTCGTTTTTTCTTCGCCGATGTGGTGCATCAGCTCATCGTAGATCAGGTCATGCTGGGTCGTGATTTTAGCCGTGGTATGTCCGGTTGTGCCGTTTAATAACACATCCGCTTCAAGAAGAACGACCTTGACTCCTTCCTTGGCAAGCAAATAGGCAGCAGTAATTCCGGTAATGCCGCCGCCGACAATAACAGCTTCTGTTTCCAGACTTTGCTGGAGCTTGGGGAAGGATGGAAGCTCGGCGGATTCTCTCCAATATGGTTCTGGAGTTGAGGGAATCGGTTGATTTGGCAAAGGGATGCCTCCTTTGTTTATGTACTACCACCTAATTTTTCCAAAAACGAAGAATTCATGTAGAGAAAAATAAAAAAGAGTGCGGTTTCCCGCACCCTAGTTCCAATTCTCTTTTGCAAAAGCATCCCTGCCGGATTCCACTCGTTCCTGCTTGTATTTTTCAGGATTCTTTTTATAGAAATCCTGATGATACTCTTCAGCAGGGTAGAAGGTACTTGCTTCTCTGATTGGCGTTAAAATCGGTTTCTTAAACTTGCCGCTTTCCACCAGTTCCTTTTTAGTGGCTTCGGCTGCCTGCCGCTGCTCTTCCGTATGATAGAAAATAATCGCCCGGTATGACTCGCCCCGGTCAATAAACTGGCCCTCGTCATCAGTCGGGTCAATTTGCTGCCAATAAAGCTCCAGCAATTTTTCATAAGGAAAAAGACTGGGATCATATTGAATCTGCACTGCTTCCGCGTGGCCGGTTGTTTGTGCTTTTACTTCTTCATAGGTCGGGTTTTCTTTATGGCCGCCTGTATAGCCGGATACAATGCCGTGAATGCCTGGAAGCTCGTCGAATGGTTTCACCATGCACCAAAAGCAGCCTCCTGCGAATGTAGCCGTTTCTAATTGTGTGGTTGTCATGTTGGTTCCTCCTTATAAATCCTTACTAAAGTATAAAACGGATTAGATACGGGTGTATAGTTTATCGAACTGCGGTCCTCTTTCTTTCCACAATCGGCATGACTGTTTTAGAAAAACGCTCCATTTCTTCAAGCTGCGGCGAAAATTGGAGCAGCAGCAAATCAAGACCTGCCTCTTCAAACTGGATGATCCGCTCTGCAATCTGTTCCGGTGTCCCGACGAGATTCGGGCGCAGTCCCCGGTTTGACACCGAATAATCCTGAAGCTGGATTTGCTGTTCAAGCTGGGATTTGCTTGTGAAATCTTTAAAGCCTGCGTAAGCAGAGGACTCTTTTACATCGGTTATGCGAGCGAGCTCTTCTGCCGCCTCTTCCTCCGAATCCCTGCATATCACGTATGCGGCCATTCCAAAGGAGGCGAATGGATTTTCATTCACGGTTTCTCTTAAACGAACCATTTCTTCGATTTTTGAACGGACTTCATCCACCGTTCCCCCGTGCATCACATAAGCGTCGCAATAGCGGGCAATCGTCTCTTTTCCGCGCGGACTTTCGCCTCCTGCATACAGGATCGGATTCGGTCTTTGAACTGGTTTCGGGAAAAGCTTTGCTTCTTTGTATTCATAATGCCTTCCTTTATGGGAGAATGAGTCTTCCATCCAAAGCCCTTTCAGAACCTCAACAAACTCCTCTGTCCGGCTGTAGCGCTCATCATGCTCGGTAAAAATACCTCCGTACTGTCTCGCTTCTTCTTCCCACCAGGCGGAGACGACATTTAACGTAAACCGGCCATTGCTCATCTGATCTAGGTTGGCCGCCATCTTGGCCGCCACTGCGGGGTTATGAAAGCCCGGTCTGATAGCCGTCATAATTTCAATTTTATCAGTGACTGCGGCAAGTCCTGCTGCCGTTGTCCACGCTTCAAGCGAATCGTATTCCGGGCCTTTAATATCGTTTAAATAAAGCTCTGCGATCAAAGTTGTGCTATAGCCCCATTTCTCACCTGACTGAATGACCTTTTTTGCATAGTCAAAAGTGGGAGGCATCTTTTCATCCTGAACATTTCTGAGCCAGCCCCCAAAAAGGGGAAGCCAAAATCCGTATTTCATCCCATTCACACCTTTCCTAGCACGGGCATACATACCCCTGATTGAATTTATTTTTCATTTGCTGTACAGAAGGTGCGCGGTCTTCAGCTGAAAATACAGCTTCTGTTATATGTGTGGAGGTTTCACCGAAGAGCACCGAAGCCATTTCGGAATCGGACAGGTGTCCATGAAAAGTACCGGGACGTTCCTGCTTAACCTTTAGATAGTCATCTAAATATACCCATTTTGAATAGTCCAATACTGGATATTGGGCTTCTCCTTTTAACCCGGTCACTTCGTTATAAGCGAGAAGAGGCAGGTTAACTCCCGAGAAAATCGGAAGTCCGATCCACTTCCAAACTCGTGTATTCACATCCAGTAATTTATATGTGTCATCCCGTTTGTCATATACGAATTCTGTCTCCGCAATTCCGTAATACCCTTGCGCTTTTAATATTTCAGCACCGTATGAGACAAACCGGCCGCCTTCAGCAGACTCAACAAGACAGCCCGTTCCGAAGTTCAAAGGATATTGCTCAAGCTTTCTGCCGGTGAACTGGCCTTTTATTTCCCCGTCCATACTCGTATAGGTGCAGAGAGAATAAAAGTCTGAAAGAGAGCTGCTGATTATATCCTGGATTACAACCTCATGGCTGGCTGTTCTAGCCAGGATGGCGGTGAGCTCCTCCGTACTGTTCGCGGTAAAAGCCTTCGTCTGAAAAGCTTCATAAAAACTGCGCTGTTCCACAGGTTTTACGATGCATGGAAAAGGAAGGTCATCCGGGTATTCACCCGAAAACTCTTCCGGATACCAGGTTGCAGGGATTGGAATGTTTAATGAAGCGGCTTTTTTATAAAGCTTCCGTTTATTTAAAAGAGATTCAACGTTGTCCCACTCCGCGAACGGGAATAAGAAATACTTTTCAAGCTCGGTCCGGTGTTTACTGACGAGCAGCACCCATTCATCATTGCACGGAAACAATACACCCTTTAGAGGGAGATTCCGTCCGATTTCCATCAGCAGACTGATAAATTCCGCCTCTTCAGTAAATGGATTAGGACATAAAGCAGTGGTATGAACATATTTAGATTGAAGCCCGACCGCCCGT
The Metabacillus sp. FJAT-52054 genome window above contains:
- a CDS encoding toxic anion resistance protein, translated to MNTNELQAMNLEKKEELLETGTNEIKAQLRKEPEVQKLAQNIDHKNQLALLEYGKEPANEISAFSGRILNTIKSSSMEESSALLKHLGKIMDRFDSKDFVEKKGLMAKVFNRGQKVMDKLFSKYQTMGSEIDKVYVEIMKYENEMKGSTQTLEQLYEQNFQYYTELEKYIVAGEMKVEELRAKVPELESRAASGNQLAGMELDTLKNGIELMEQRVYDLEMAKQVAYQSAPQIRLLQRGNTKLIAKINSAFVTTIPIFKTGLINAIAAKRQNLVAQSMNELDKRTNEMLLKNAQNISKQSTEIARMSGSPSIKIETMEETWSIIMKGMQETKAIEDENKKMREEGKVRIEQLQENFKRLEQQR
- a CDS encoding VWA domain-containing protein; the protein is MSTINLMKKNVQIVLEKKQLAGVTARVGLVLDISGSMRKLYKNGTVQKVVERILAVASQFDDDGMLDVWVYDNEFARLKPVTERDFNGYVENVILSDSLIHKFGRNDEPPVMEDVIRKYTSEESSKDPAFIVFINDGGCKKTIKKPVVESSNQPIFWQFVGIGDSNFEVLENLDTMEGRYIDNASFFHIQDAETVTDEELYSQLLDEFPSWIQEAKAKGIL
- a CDS encoding DUF4184 family protein, producing the protein MNTLHHGFWTYMIFRRKKQFVKYFVIGSMAPDFIYFIMFFYLLLKSLLLNVLGFTETAFSLRSAVHGLFDEPVTIVLRQGGHSLFVWVLAFILIAAISRKLWVNAWLAFLYGWLGHILIDLLTHVQDAVPLFYPISDKIYRGPISYYDRDFFGREFSMINTAMIGIAILYLIIEKSRKRRRLKKNSYTAGQ
- a CDS encoding FAD-dependent oxidoreductase — protein: MNTIILAGGGHAHLAGIADGSLRHFPHTEVILISPSRYQYYSGMFSGFTEGIYSEEQIRIDLSVLSQKHGFTFIEEEITAIDEAAKEVITSSGRSFSYGLLSLDIGSAQASSPSILPIKPNYSFPEAIRSFREGDQPVIVGGGASGVELSLAAAGYRRLNEIGSPVTLISGGPLLSSAHNQKLLQICQQKGVTVIQNKKARLLGSEAIDAGEDTRIPFSHLLWLGGPEAPSLFKNSGLRIDGNGFLPVDERLMHSPSIFGAGDCVSITRYPELPKNGVYAVRQSKVLWENLKRTAEKRELVPFQPQRRFLAILSTGGKAGFLTYGRFHYHGKTAWNLKHAIDRRYMNSF
- a CDS encoding class I SAM-dependent methyltransferase, which codes for MFSLIRRNFSKPKGWIGVITGKIMARENQFINQWTISRLGVRRGDKVLEVGYGPGYALEYILKNYPVVKADGIDISETMKEQASIRLKDYMEAGKTELSAADIGEARIPANTYHKILSVNNYTIWDEPRNGLSHLYEAMIPGGTIAITMQPREENASPNKTKMFGKQIYDDLSACGFERISMKFKRVKPEMTVCVTARKPWK
- a CDS encoding organic hydroperoxide resistance protein, which produces MNALYTATATATGGREGRIQSSDGQLDFAVAMPKGLGGQGGDGTNPEQLFAAGYSACFDSALNLVIRQKRIKTEGTKVTANVSIGKDEADGGFKLEVELEAIIKGVDDATAQELIEAAHQVCPYSKATRGNIDVDLKGRAE
- a CDS encoding MarR family transcriptional regulator, yielding MDNDSKLKLENQLCFALYASSKEISSMYRPMLEPLKLTFPQYLVMLVLWEGNHLAVKEIGEKLMLDSGTLTPMLKRLEAAGFIQRTRSAEDERKMTISLTGSGEKLRTEASCIPDQVAPKLGLSIEEYKLLLKTLRNLTFHLKQGGNKS
- a CDS encoding FAD-dependent oxidoreductase, producing MPNQPIPSTPEPYWRESAELPSFPKLQQSLETEAVIVGGGITGITAAYLLAKEGVKVVLLEADVLLNGTTGHTTAKITTQHDLIYDELMHHIGEEKTKKYFRANDEALAFMRDYAANVSCDFSNQDAYIYTTENKNVTKLEKEYKAYVKLDADCAMADTLPFDLSIKSAIMIRNQAQFHPISYLNQMVQELQEMGAEIYEHTVAVDAEAFDGGAKVITRDGSHIKAKHAISCSHFPFYDGNGFYFTRMYAERSYVLGVKTRQPYPGGMYLSADNPTRSIRATPMNGEDLILIGGDSHKTGQGFDTEKHYESLELFGKVHLGLKETVYKWSAQDLITLDKIPYVGPVTKGKPSILAATGYRKWGMTNGTAAAMMIRDLVLEKENPYQDVFCPSRFIADPSIKTFLSQNLNVAGHLIGGKLDFGSRKKIEELRDDEGALVTHKGQKAAAYKDQQGCLHLVDSTCTHLGCEVEWNHGDRSWDCPCHGSRFSIDGDVMEGPADKPLKKLNTDEA
- the msrA gene encoding peptide-methionine (S)-S-oxide reductase MsrA gives rise to the protein MTTTQLETATFAGGCFWCMVKPFDELPGIHGIVSGYTGGHKENPTYEEVKAQTTGHAEAVQIQYDPSLFPYEKLLELYWQQIDPTDDEGQFIDRGESYRAIIFYHTEEQRQAAEATKKELVESGKFKKPILTPIREASTFYPAEEYHQDFYKKNPEKYKQERVESGRDAFAKENWN
- a CDS encoding LLM class flavin-dependent oxidoreductase, which encodes MKYGFWLPLFGGWLRNVQDEKMPPTFDYAKKVIQSGEKWGYSTTLIAELYLNDIKGPEYDSLEAWTTAAGLAAVTDKIEIMTAIRPGFHNPAVAAKMAANLDQMSNGRFTLNVVSAWWEEEARQYGGIFTEHDERYSRTEEFVEVLKGLWMEDSFSHKGRHYEYKEAKLFPKPVQRPNPILYAGGESPRGKETIARYCDAYVMHGGTVDEVRSKIEEMVRLRETVNENPFASFGMAAYVICRDSEEEAAEELARITDVKESSAYAGFKDFTSKSQLEQQIQLQDYSVSNRGLRPNLVGTPEQIAERIIQFEEAGLDLLLLQFSPQLEEMERFSKTVMPIVERKRTAVR